The Urbifossiella limnaea genome has a window encoding:
- a CDS encoding MBL fold metallo-hydrolase yields the protein MLTRKYLFPGVIELNLQAARPLGVNIYLIDGGTEYALIDIGQDDTLGEVIDLVRGMDFPLSKCKLIIATHADADHVQALAAARVRFKTKAAAHPKAAAALESGDTVQTYASIPAQGFDIPMPPCKIDVLLNDGDEIKVGKVKLTVWSTPGHTPGQLSFKMGNLLFSGDNIYKDACVGVIDAHHGSSIPEYLKSLNRILADDAEYLLPSHGPVFRKDAKILKAAIDRLTGYQYMADFGTCAQSWPLQEAYEKDVLAGKMPEL from the coding sequence ATGCTAACCCGGAAGTACCTGTTCCCCGGGGTGATCGAGCTGAACCTCCAGGCGGCCCGGCCGCTCGGGGTGAACATTTATCTCATCGACGGCGGCACCGAGTACGCCCTCATCGACATCGGCCAGGACGACACGCTCGGCGAGGTCATCGACCTCGTCCGCGGCATGGACTTCCCGCTGTCGAAGTGCAAGCTCATCATCGCCACCCACGCCGACGCCGACCACGTCCAGGCACTGGCCGCGGCCCGGGTGCGCTTCAAGACGAAGGCCGCCGCCCACCCGAAGGCCGCGGCGGCGCTCGAGTCCGGCGACACCGTGCAGACCTACGCCAGCATCCCGGCGCAGGGCTTCGACATCCCCATGCCGCCGTGCAAGATCGACGTGCTGCTCAACGACGGCGACGAGATCAAGGTCGGCAAGGTGAAGCTGACGGTGTGGAGCACGCCCGGCCACACGCCCGGCCAGCTCAGCTTCAAGATGGGGAACCTGCTGTTCAGCGGCGACAACATCTACAAGGACGCCTGCGTCGGCGTCATCGACGCGCACCACGGGTCGAGCATCCCCGAGTACCTGAAGTCGCTCAACCGCATCCTCGCCGACGACGCCGAGTACCTGCTGCCGAGCCACGGCCCGGTGTTCCGCAAGGACGCGAAGATTCTGAAGGCCGCGATCGACCGGCTGACCGGCTACCAGTACATGGCCGACTTCGGCACCTGCGCCCAGTCGTGGCCGCTGCAAGAGGCCTACGAGAAGGATGTGCTCGCAGGGAAGATGCCGGAGCTGTGA
- a CDS encoding DUF933 domain-containing protein has translation MKMGLVGYAGSGKSTVFEWLTGGKPDPSKVQQGQTAMADVPDDRLAGIAAEMKPKKTTYTQVAVLDTPGLMLDEKKDNARRLGILREANGLVVVLDGFTRTDFAAQLTHFRDELLFADLEVVSNRVPKVEAGLKKAKPQKEREADEAELALLRRVVAGLESGKPASQFGLTADEDKALRSFQLLTLKPEIVFVNRGDSGFNDPLPADLLALAPGAVQAPAKLEIELLAMDEADRTAFMGDYGITAFKRGETIRAMFYGVGREVFFTVGEDECRTWSIPKGCDAVEAAGCIHRDLSDKFVRANVIGYADFIACGLSEKEAKARGLMRTEGKTYVVKDADIMHILAGH, from the coding sequence ATGAAAATGGGCCTCGTCGGCTACGCCGGGTCGGGCAAGAGCACCGTCTTCGAGTGGCTCACCGGCGGCAAGCCGGACCCGTCGAAAGTGCAACAGGGCCAGACCGCCATGGCCGACGTGCCCGACGACCGCCTCGCCGGCATCGCCGCCGAGATGAAGCCGAAGAAGACGACGTACACCCAGGTCGCCGTCCTCGACACCCCCGGCCTCATGCTCGACGAGAAGAAGGACAACGCCCGCCGCCTCGGCATCCTCCGCGAGGCGAACGGCCTGGTCGTCGTCCTCGACGGCTTCACCCGCACCGACTTTGCCGCGCAGCTGACCCACTTCCGCGACGAACTCCTGTTCGCCGACCTGGAGGTCGTGTCGAACCGCGTCCCGAAGGTGGAGGCCGGCCTGAAGAAGGCCAAGCCGCAGAAGGAGCGTGAGGCCGACGAGGCCGAGCTGGCCCTGCTCCGCCGCGTCGTAGCGGGGCTGGAGTCGGGCAAGCCGGCGTCGCAGTTCGGGCTCACGGCCGACGAGGACAAGGCGCTGCGGAGCTTCCAGCTGTTGACGCTCAAGCCCGAGATCGTGTTCGTGAACCGCGGCGACAGCGGCTTCAACGACCCGCTCCCGGCCGACCTGCTGGCGCTGGCCCCGGGCGCGGTGCAGGCGCCGGCGAAGCTCGAAATCGAACTCCTGGCGATGGACGAGGCCGACCGCACGGCGTTCATGGGCGACTACGGCATCACGGCGTTCAAACGCGGCGAGACGATCCGGGCGATGTTCTACGGCGTCGGCCGCGAGGTGTTCTTCACGGTGGGCGAGGACGAGTGTCGGACGTGGTCGATCCCGAAGGGGTGCGACGCGGTCGAGGCGGCGGGGTGCATCCACCGCGACCTGTCGGACAAGTTCGTGCGGGCGAACGTGATCGGCTACGCCGACTTCATCGCGTGTGGCCTGAGCGAGAAGGAGGCGAAGGCCCGCGGCCTGATGCGCACGGAAGGCAAGACCTACGTGGTGAAGGACGCCGACATCATGCACATCCTGGCTGGCCACTGA
- a CDS encoding SET domain-containing protein: MHLFRLKPSTIPGAGVGVFATVDIPAGTVLTELFADDDVRFVPWADFAVLPGPAEVRENFAVRYDDGAYLPRDLNRISVGWFLNDSRDPNLAHDADYVYFARRDIAAGEELLIDYDTL, from the coding sequence ATGCACCTGTTCCGGCTCAAGCCCTCCACCATCCCCGGGGCCGGCGTCGGCGTGTTCGCCACCGTCGACATCCCGGCCGGCACCGTGCTGACCGAACTGTTTGCCGACGACGACGTGCGGTTCGTGCCGTGGGCCGACTTCGCCGTGCTGCCCGGCCCGGCCGAAGTCCGCGAGAACTTCGCCGTCCGCTACGACGACGGGGCATACCTGCCGCGCGACCTGAACCGCATCAGCGTCGGCTGGTTCCTGAACGACAGCCGCGACCCGAACTTGGCCCACGACGCCGACTACGTCTACTTCGCGCGGCGGGACATAGCCGCCGGCGAGGAACTGCTCATCGACTACGACACGCTATGA
- a CDS encoding Uma2 family endonuclease: MGAVPKTKLTVAEYLAIEKQAEFKSEFYAGEMFAMAGASREHNRVSENLSGELHARLKGGPCQSFSRDLRVRIQRTGLYCYPDLVIVCDEPEFAEEDKDTLTNPRVVFEVLSPSTERYDRTTKFLHYQRLPSVQEYVLVAPDRAWCERYVRQPDGAWSLVQFVGLDATLELKSVPVAVPLADVYARVEFPPPEPRPSA, from the coding sequence ATGGGTGCCGTGCCGAAGACGAAACTGACCGTCGCCGAGTACCTCGCCATTGAGAAACAGGCGGAGTTCAAGAGCGAGTTCTACGCCGGCGAGATGTTCGCCATGGCCGGCGCCAGCAGGGAACACAACCGGGTGAGCGAGAACCTGAGCGGCGAGTTGCACGCCCGGCTCAAGGGTGGGCCGTGCCAGTCATTCTCTCGCGACCTGCGGGTACGCATCCAGCGGACTGGGCTGTACTGCTACCCGGACCTGGTAATCGTGTGCGACGAGCCCGAGTTCGCCGAGGAAGATAAAGACACCCTGACCAACCCGCGGGTCGTGTTCGAGGTGCTGTCGCCGTCCACCGAGCGGTACGACCGCACCACGAAGTTCCTGCACTACCAACGGCTGCCGTCGGTGCAGGAGTACGTGCTGGTCGCCCCGGACCGGGCGTGGTGCGAGCGGTACGTCCGACAGCCGGACGGGGCGTGGTCGCTCGTGCAGTTCGTCGGCCTCGACGCGACGCTGGAGCTGAAGTCGGTGCCCGTCGCGGTGCCGCTCGCCGACGTGTACGCCCGGGTCGAGTTCCCGCCGCCGGAGCCCCGCCCGTCGGCGTGA
- a CDS encoding DUF1501 domain-containing protein has protein sequence MISLTNPAVRSADRVARREWLRVGGLGAVGLSLPHLLAAQPAPTPAPPLASELGSTFGRAKNCIFLWLQGGPPQHETFDPKPDAPVDIRGPFRPVATSVPGVRFSELLPRTAAQAHRLAVIRSLSTRDDNHDVSGYWLLTGYPYGPGSARQIKPSDWPYFGSVLRMLKPSERLPALTSVWLPDLMRLNDNVTPAGQTAGFLGKVWEPARFVGDPAAADYHIDGLTLQADLAARAAGRRDLLAGFDRGFDLRGRNEPVEAWDRLSHHALDLVTSGAARAAFDLGKEPASLRDRYGRHTWGQSCLLARRLVEAGVRLVHVNWPRDPGDSAVDNPLWDTHAQNADRLQDSLCPMFDVSFAALLDDLAERGLLGETLVVVVGEFGRTPRINAQGGRDHWGHVFSMALAGAGVRGGSVVGASDKNGAYPTTDPVRGGDLTATIFHLLGVDPGGMFHDRTTRPHPITKGEPVASALGSSAPARQAAGGDPAFVPPYDPAPILDPTFAARGPLIAASPPTRDKGWRADPTAGPLLVRKEAGGVFLGCAGEVPAGTRAVLAQEIRNARGGRYTFTVRAAGGAATAEEYERGFLAHTTCRLVLFRFRDAKKDVRAVDELAAAEFRPAFGAAGEFRVERFLASAAPGANFPIGNGLGVAVVLTVNRALTARAGVRVATAEVAFSPAPRFDNDDR, from the coding sequence ATGATCTCGCTCACCAACCCCGCCGTCCGCTCCGCCGACCGCGTCGCACGTCGCGAGTGGCTCCGCGTCGGCGGCCTCGGCGCCGTCGGGCTGTCGCTCCCGCACCTGCTCGCCGCGCAGCCCGCACCCACGCCGGCCCCGCCGCTGGCGTCGGAACTGGGTAGCACGTTCGGCCGGGCCAAGAATTGCATCTTCCTGTGGCTCCAGGGCGGCCCGCCGCAGCACGAGACGTTCGACCCCAAGCCCGACGCCCCCGTCGACATCCGCGGCCCGTTCCGCCCCGTCGCCACGAGCGTGCCCGGCGTCCGCTTCTCGGAACTGCTGCCGCGCACCGCCGCTCAGGCGCACCGGCTCGCCGTCATCCGCTCGCTGTCCACCCGCGACGACAACCACGACGTGAGCGGCTATTGGCTCCTCACCGGCTACCCCTACGGCCCCGGCAGCGCCCGGCAGATCAAGCCGAGCGACTGGCCGTACTTCGGTTCCGTGCTGCGGATGCTGAAGCCGAGCGAGCGGTTGCCGGCGCTCACTTCGGTCTGGTTGCCGGACCTCATGCGGCTGAACGACAACGTCACGCCGGCGGGCCAGACGGCGGGGTTCCTCGGCAAGGTGTGGGAGCCGGCGCGGTTCGTCGGCGACCCGGCCGCGGCCGACTACCACATCGACGGCCTGACCCTGCAAGCCGACCTCGCCGCGCGGGCCGCCGGGCGGCGGGACTTGCTCGCCGGATTCGACCGCGGCTTCGACCTGCGCGGGCGGAACGAGCCCGTCGAGGCGTGGGACCGGCTCTCGCACCACGCGCTCGATTTGGTCACGTCCGGGGCGGCGCGGGCGGCGTTCGACCTGGGCAAGGAGCCGGCGTCGCTCCGCGACCGGTACGGCCGCCACACGTGGGGCCAGAGTTGCCTGCTGGCACGGCGGCTGGTCGAGGCGGGGGTGCGGCTCGTCCACGTCAACTGGCCGCGCGACCCCGGCGACTCCGCCGTGGACAACCCGTTGTGGGACACCCACGCCCAGAACGCGGACCGGCTCCAGGACTCGCTCTGCCCGATGTTCGACGTGTCGTTCGCGGCGCTCCTCGACGACCTGGCCGAGCGCGGCTTGTTGGGCGAGACGCTGGTGGTGGTGGTGGGCGAGTTCGGCCGCACGCCGCGGATCAACGCCCAGGGCGGCCGCGACCACTGGGGGCACGTCTTCAGCATGGCACTGGCCGGGGCGGGCGTCCGCGGCGGGAGCGTGGTCGGCGCCAGCGACAAGAACGGCGCGTACCCGACGACGGACCCCGTTCGCGGCGGCGACCTGACGGCGACAATCTTCCACCTCCTCGGCGTGGACCCCGGCGGGATGTTCCACGACCGCACGACCCGCCCGCACCCGATCACCAAGGGCGAGCCCGTCGCGTCGGCCCTGGGGTCGTCCGCGCCCGCGCGTCAGGCCGCAGGCGGCGACCCGGCGTTCGTACCGCCCTACGACCCGGCGCCGATCCTCGACCCGACGTTCGCGGCGCGTGGGCCGCTGATCGCGGCATCGCCGCCGACACGCGACAAGGGCTGGCGCGCGGACCCCACCGCGGGGCCGTTGCTGGTGCGGAAGGAGGCCGGCGGCGTGTTTCTCGGCTGCGCCGGCGAAGTGCCCGCGGGCACGCGGGCGGTGCTGGCGCAGGAAATCCGCAACGCCCGCGGCGGGCGCTACACGTTTACCGTTCGTGCGGCCGGCGGCGCGGCGACCGCGGAGGAATACGAGCGCGGCTTTCTGGCGCACACCACGTGTCGGTTGGTGCTGTTCCGCTTCCGGGACGCGAAGAAGGACGTGCGCGCGGTGGACGAGTTGGCGGCGGCCGAGTTCCGACCGGCGTTCGGGGCTGCGGGCGAGTTCCGGGTCGAGCGGTTCCTGGCGTCCGCGGCCCCGGGCGCGAATTTCCCGATCGGCAACGGCCTGGGTGTGGCCGTGGTGCTGACGGTGAACCGCGCCCTGACGGCGCGGGCCGGCGTGCGGGTGGCGACGGCGGAGGTGGCGTTCAGCCCGGCCCCGCGGTTCGACAACGACGACCGGTGA
- a CDS encoding alkaline phosphatase D family protein: MLHPADLRAAVRSEGGVSRRLFLAAGAALAALPVVGARAVGRVIQRPGFAADPFSLGVASGDPAPTGVVLWTRLAPEPLAPAGGMRPENVVVRWELADDEAMKSVVASGDAVATPQLGHSVHVEVEGLRPDRWYFYRFRAGDATSPVGRTRTAPAPTASPERLRFAFASCQHFEQGLFTAYQHMAKDDLDLVVHLGDYIYEYPGAEKRVRKHVGPEKTKIVTLEDYRNRHAQYRGDEHLKEVHRRFPWVVTWDDHEFDNNYANDISEKNEKAETAVDPAAFLVQRAAAYQAYYENMPLRRTCVPRGPHLTLYRTVGFGRLAAFQVLDTRQYRTDQPNGDRAADLNDAALDPHGSLLGARQADWLKAALLRSDATWNVLAQQVMMGLVDLAAGADRKYSMDQWPGAAHERIGLMRWVADRRVPNPVVLTGDIHSNWVNDLRVDDRRPETPVVATEFVGTSISSGGNGVAEPKGVDVLLRENPFVKYHNRQRGYVRCAVTPKEWKADYQIVPEVLKPGGPVQTGASFAVEAGRPGAQRA, from the coding sequence GTGCTTCACCCCGCCGACCTGCGCGCCGCCGTCCGCTCCGAGGGCGGCGTGTCGCGCCGCCTGTTCCTGGCCGCCGGCGCCGCCCTGGCCGCGCTGCCCGTCGTCGGCGCCCGCGCCGTCGGCCGCGTGATCCAGCGGCCCGGTTTTGCCGCCGACCCGTTCAGCCTCGGCGTCGCGTCCGGCGACCCGGCGCCGACGGGCGTGGTGCTGTGGACGCGCCTCGCCCCCGAGCCGCTGGCCCCCGCCGGCGGGATGCGGCCGGAGAACGTCGTCGTCCGCTGGGAACTGGCCGACGACGAAGCGATGAAGTCGGTCGTGGCCAGCGGCGACGCGGTGGCGACGCCGCAGCTCGGGCACTCGGTCCACGTCGAGGTGGAGGGGCTGCGGCCGGACCGGTGGTACTTCTACCGCTTCCGCGCCGGCGACGCGACGAGCCCCGTCGGCCGCACCCGCACGGCGCCGGCCCCGACCGCGAGCCCGGAGCGGCTGCGGTTCGCGTTCGCCTCGTGCCAGCACTTCGAGCAGGGGCTGTTCACCGCGTACCAGCACATGGCGAAGGACGACCTCGACCTGGTGGTTCACCTCGGCGACTACATCTACGAGTACCCCGGGGCCGAGAAGCGCGTCCGCAAGCACGTCGGCCCCGAGAAGACGAAGATCGTCACGCTCGAGGACTACCGCAACCGCCACGCCCAGTACCGGGGCGACGAGCACCTGAAGGAGGTTCACCGCCGCTTCCCCTGGGTGGTGACCTGGGACGACCACGAGTTCGACAACAACTACGCCAACGACATCTCGGAGAAGAACGAGAAGGCCGAGACGGCGGTGGACCCGGCGGCCTTTCTCGTCCAGCGCGCGGCGGCGTACCAGGCGTACTACGAGAACATGCCGCTGCGGCGGACGTGCGTCCCGCGCGGCCCGCACCTCACGCTGTACCGCACCGTCGGGTTCGGCCGGCTGGCGGCGTTCCAGGTGCTCGACACCCGCCAGTACCGCACCGACCAGCCGAACGGCGACCGCGCCGCCGACCTCAACGACGCGGCCCTCGACCCGCACGGCTCGCTCCTCGGCGCCCGCCAGGCCGACTGGCTGAAGGCCGCGCTGCTCCGCTCCGACGCGACGTGGAACGTGCTCGCGCAGCAGGTGATGATGGGCCTCGTGGACTTGGCCGCCGGCGCCGACCGTAAGTACTCGATGGACCAGTGGCCGGGCGCGGCGCACGAGCGGATCGGGCTGATGCGCTGGGTCGCCGACCGCCGCGTGCCGAACCCCGTGGTACTGACCGGCGACATTCACTCGAACTGGGTGAACGACCTCCGCGTGGACGACCGCCGGCCCGAGACGCCGGTGGTGGCGACGGAGTTCGTGGGGACGAGCATTTCGAGCGGCGGCAACGGCGTGGCCGAGCCGAAGGGCGTGGACGTGCTGCTGCGCGAGAACCCGTTCGTGAAGTACCACAACCGGCAGCGCGGGTACGTCCGCTGCGCGGTGACGCCGAAGGAGTGGAAGGCCGACTACCAGATCGTGCCGGAGGTGCTGAAGCCGGGCGGCCCGGTGCAGACGGGGGCGTCGTTCGCGGTCGAGGCGGGTCGGCCGGGCGCGCAGCGGGCGTAG
- a CDS encoding alkaline phosphatase family protein codes for MFRLFACVFAVALSAAPAAAAPQTENVLWVMLDGLRWQEVFTGADEELLNKDRGGVKDVANCKARFWRDTPEARREVLLPFLWGTVAKGGRVYGNKLVGSPGRVTNMFNVSYPGYNEILCGFPNPLITGNTKLYNPNATVLEWLHGKPGFKDRIAAVTSWDVFPYIINDKRSGIAVNSGFTPLTGLPDTPDLRLLNKLMTETGPDGEETRLDALTHRAALMVLAAKKPRVLFVSYDETDAHGHGGRYDRLLAAAQKNDRFVRELWDAAQAMPEYRGKTTLVVTTDHGRGDAPVGWKNHGAKEAGAEFWWAAVLGPDTPAGGEIRDTPTTQAQVAATVAAALGFDYRAAVPRAGAVLPGAVRP; via the coding sequence ATGTTCCGACTATTCGCCTGTGTTTTCGCCGTCGCCCTGTCCGCCGCGCCGGCCGCGGCCGCGCCGCAGACCGAGAACGTCCTCTGGGTCATGCTCGACGGCCTCCGCTGGCAGGAGGTGTTCACCGGCGCCGACGAGGAACTGCTGAACAAGGACCGCGGCGGCGTCAAGGACGTGGCCAACTGCAAGGCCCGCTTCTGGCGCGACACCCCGGAGGCCCGCCGCGAGGTGCTGCTCCCCTTCCTGTGGGGCACCGTGGCGAAGGGCGGCCGCGTCTACGGCAACAAGCTCGTCGGCAGCCCCGGCCGCGTCACGAACATGTTTAACGTCTCGTACCCCGGCTACAACGAAATCCTGTGCGGCTTCCCGAACCCGCTCATCACCGGCAACACGAAGTTGTACAACCCGAACGCCACCGTGCTGGAGTGGCTCCACGGCAAGCCCGGCTTCAAGGACCGCATCGCCGCCGTCACGTCGTGGGACGTGTTCCCCTACATCATCAACGACAAGCGGAGCGGCATCGCGGTCAACTCCGGGTTCACGCCGCTGACCGGCCTCCCCGACACGCCCGACCTGCGCCTCCTCAACAAGCTGATGACCGAGACCGGCCCCGACGGCGAGGAGACGCGCCTCGACGCACTCACGCACCGGGCGGCGCTGATGGTGCTCGCCGCCAAGAAGCCGCGGGTGCTGTTTGTCAGCTACGACGAGACCGACGCCCACGGGCACGGCGGCCGCTACGACCGGCTGCTGGCGGCGGCGCAGAAGAACGACCGGTTCGTCCGCGAGCTGTGGGACGCGGCGCAGGCCATGCCCGAGTATCGCGGCAAGACGACCCTCGTCGTCACCACCGACCACGGCCGCGGCGACGCGCCGGTCGGATGGAAGAACCACGGGGCGAAGGAGGCCGGCGCCGAGTTCTGGTGGGCGGCGGTCCTCGGCCCGGACACGCCCGCGGGCGGCGAAATCCGCGACACGCCGACGACGCAAGCCCAGGTGGCGGCGACGGTTGCCGCGGCGCTGGGGTTCGACTACCGGGCGGCGGTGCCACGGGCGGGGGCGGTGCTGCCGGGGGCGGTGCGGCCGTAG
- the rfaD gene encoding ADP-glyceromanno-heptose 6-epimerase gives MIAVTGAAGFIGSNLALRLAAAGHDLILVDHPLTPAKAANLADLARFRVLDHEQFLTLLERDRPQLSGVFHLGACSRTTETDWAYLDRNNVRYTRTVWEWCTANRCPLVYASSAATYGDGTRGFDDRTPAAELLPLNLYGKSKNDFDAWVQDELRAGRPTPPGWAGMKFFNVYGPREDHKGGMASVVWHAYRQVKDTGEVRLFRSTVAGVADGEQRRDFVFVGDCIDHMLWLWAHPAASGIYNSGTGHARTFLDLTRAVFAALGREPAVRFVDMPAALAAQYQSYTRADVSKLRAAGYDAPPTALEAGVAATVEWLRRPA, from the coding sequence ATGATCGCCGTCACGGGGGCTGCCGGGTTCATCGGCTCGAACCTCGCGCTCCGCCTCGCCGCCGCGGGGCACGACCTGATCCTGGTCGATCACCCGCTCACCCCCGCGAAGGCCGCCAACCTCGCGGACCTCGCGCGGTTCCGCGTCCTCGACCACGAACAATTCCTCACCCTCCTGGAACGCGACCGCCCACAGCTGTCCGGCGTATTCCACCTCGGCGCGTGCAGCCGCACCACCGAGACGGACTGGGCCTACCTCGACCGCAACAACGTCCGCTACACCCGCACCGTGTGGGAGTGGTGTACCGCGAACCGCTGCCCGCTCGTGTACGCCTCCAGCGCCGCCACGTATGGCGACGGCACCCGCGGGTTCGACGACCGCACGCCCGCCGCGGAGTTGCTGCCGCTCAACCTGTACGGCAAGAGCAAGAACGACTTCGACGCCTGGGTGCAGGACGAGCTCCGCGCCGGCCGCCCGACGCCGCCGGGGTGGGCGGGGATGAAGTTCTTCAACGTGTACGGCCCGCGCGAGGACCACAAGGGCGGCATGGCCAGCGTCGTGTGGCACGCCTACCGCCAGGTGAAGGACACCGGCGAGGTGCGGCTGTTCCGCTCCACCGTGGCCGGCGTCGCCGACGGCGAGCAGCGGCGCGACTTCGTGTTCGTCGGCGACTGCATCGACCACATGCTGTGGCTGTGGGCTCACCCCGCGGCGTCGGGTATCTACAACAGCGGGACCGGACACGCGCGGACGTTCCTCGACCTGACCCGGGCCGTGTTCGCGGCACTGGGCCGCGAGCCGGCCGTCCGGTTCGTCGACATGCCGGCGGCGCTGGCGGCGCAGTACCAGAGCTACACCCGCGCCGACGTGTCGAAGCTCCGTGCCGCCGGGTACGACGCCCCGCCGACGGCGCTGGAGGCCGGCGTGGCGGCGACCGTGGAATGGCTGCGGCGGCCGGCGTGA
- a CDS encoding alpha-hydroxy acid oxidase — protein sequence MKLHYHTSYPAIDDLREGARRRIPRFAFEYLDGGCNEDVNLRKNTDDLRQVELKPLYLTHYQPSSLKTELFGHEYDAPFGVAPIGLQGLIWPGAPEILAAAAAEHNVPYILSTVSTASIERIGEITGGRFWFQLYHPADNAIRDDLFDRLDAAGCKTLVLLCDVPTFGFRPRDIRNGLAMPPRMTVRNILQIFGRPTWAARTLLHGAPQFATMTKYMPKGLNMKQLGAYMNATFSGRLSEEKIAPIRDRWKGNLVLKGVATEEDTETAVRLGLDGVIVSNHGGRQVDAGESAVRSLLPIAEKFKGKLRVMLDSGVRSGPDVARAIACGAEFAFLGRTFMYSVAALGREGGQHAMAMLKLQLTQVLEQLCCHRVADLPKHLLRKPAG from the coding sequence ATGAAGCTCCACTACCACACCAGCTACCCCGCCATCGATGACCTGCGCGAGGGCGCCCGGCGGCGCATCCCGCGGTTCGCGTTCGAGTACCTCGACGGCGGCTGCAACGAGGACGTGAACCTCCGCAAGAACACCGACGACCTCCGGCAGGTGGAGCTCAAGCCGCTGTACCTGACCCACTACCAGCCGTCGAGCCTCAAGACCGAGCTGTTCGGCCACGAGTACGACGCCCCGTTCGGCGTCGCCCCGATCGGCCTCCAGGGGCTCATCTGGCCCGGCGCCCCCGAAATCCTCGCCGCCGCCGCCGCCGAGCACAACGTCCCGTACATCCTCAGCACCGTCAGCACGGCGAGCATCGAGCGGATCGGTGAGATCACCGGCGGCCGGTTCTGGTTCCAACTGTACCACCCGGCCGACAACGCCATCCGCGACGACCTGTTCGACCGCCTCGACGCCGCGGGCTGCAAGACGCTGGTGCTGCTGTGCGACGTGCCGACGTTCGGGTTCCGCCCGCGCGACATCCGCAACGGGCTGGCGATGCCGCCGCGGATGACGGTCCGCAACATCCTGCAGATCTTCGGCCGGCCGACGTGGGCGGCGCGGACGCTGCTCCACGGCGCGCCGCAGTTCGCCACGATGACGAAGTACATGCCGAAGGGGCTGAACATGAAGCAGCTCGGCGCGTACATGAACGCCACCTTTTCGGGCCGGCTGAGCGAGGAGAAGATCGCCCCCATCCGCGACCGCTGGAAGGGAAACCTCGTCCTCAAGGGCGTGGCCACCGAGGAGGACACGGAGACGGCGGTGCGGCTCGGGCTCGACGGCGTGATCGTGTCGAACCACGGCGGCCGGCAGGTGGACGCGGGCGAGTCGGCGGTGCGGTCGCTGCTGCCGATCGCCGAGAAGTTCAAGGGAAAGCTGCGGGTCATGCTCGACAGCGGGGTGCGCTCGGGGCCGGACGTGGCGCGGGCGATCGCGTGCGGGGCCGAGTTCGCGTTCCTCGGGCGCACGTTCATGTACTCCGTCGCGGCGCTGGGCCGCGAGGGCGGCCAGCACGCGATGGCGATGCTGAAGCTGCAGCTGACGCAGGTGCTGGAGCAGCTGTGCTGCCACCGCGTCGCCGACCTGCCGAAGCACCTGCTGCGGAAGCCGGCGGGCTGA